The genomic segment CGTGCTGGTTGAGGTGGGCCATCGCCTCGGCGACCGGGGCGCCGGGCAATATCTTCGCGGCTTCCTCGGTGATCTCCGCTTGCAGCCGGTGGAATTCGGTCCAGCCCCACTCGTAGGCCTGGGTGAGGTCGAGGTTGGCGCCGGTCCACTGGCGGGCGGTCACCTGGTACCGATCAGCGCCGACACCGTCTGGTGTGCCCTCGGTGCGTGGCAGGTAGTCCTCGGACAGCCAGCGGCTCAGTCTGCTTACGGCTTCCCCGGCTTGTGCGGCGGCCCGATCGAGGTCGGTGCGGAGGGGGTGCGGCAGTTCTTGTGCGGCTTTTGTGGCTCGTGTGGCGAACTCGGCGAACCAGCCACGCCCGTCGGCGACTGCGGCCCAGTCGCCCAACTGCCCAGCCAACGTACGAACCTGCCGCGGCGCCGCGGTGAGCCCCTTCGCCGCCCCAGCCCGCAGCGACTCGGTGTAGCCCGCCAACGTCGCCGGCACATTGGCCATCCGCCGGGCGATCACCGCCCAGTCGTCCACGTCGGTCGTCGGCATCATCGAGAACACCAGGCGGGTGACGTGCACGGGCCCGAGGATGTTGGACACGTCACGCAGGTGCTCCCCGGACTCGCCCACTGCCAGGTTCGATTCGAGCCGTTCCCGCAAGAGCCGCGCACACCGCCGCTCGTCAGGGTCGCCCGGCTCCTTCCCGGTCAACTCGCCAAGCTTCACCAACGTACGACGATCAAGCTCGGCGCGAGCCTGGTGCCCCTCGGGAGAAAAGTCAGGCAACCGGTCCTCCCCGGGGCTCAGCCCGGTCATGGTGCCGATGATCGGATTCAGCTCGGCCAGGTCGTCGGCATAGGCGTCAGCGAGTTCGCGGATCGCGCGGACTGGGTTGGACATGGGCTCCATCGTGGCCCAGAAGCCCCCCTCTGAGCCAGGTGCCGCAGAGGCCCTGGTTGACCCCCCCTTGGCCGGTGCCCTCTCATCCCGGTGGCTTCCCCCTCCCGCACCCGAACCCCACACTCCCGCACCCGAACCCCACGTTCAGGCACCCGAACCCCACGTTCAGGCACCCGAACCCCACGTTCAGGCACCCGAACCCCACGTTCAGGCACCCGAGTTCTACGTTCGAGCACCCGAGTTCCACGTTCGGGCAGTCGAACTCCACGACCGAGCGGGCGAATCCCATGCCCGAGCGGAGGGGTTTTGCGTTCGGGCGGGGAGCCTGCGTTCGGGCGGGCGAAGCGACGGCCGAGTGACCAAGCCGACGTTCGGCGAACATGTTCCGCACTCGCCTACCCCGGCTCACGCAATCGATACGGCCAATTCGCATTCGATGCCTGTCCTTCGCCGAAGGGCTGAACTCGGCTGCCTGAATGTGGAACTCGGCTACCTGAGCGCGGGTTTCGGCTGCGGGAATGTGGAACTCGGGTGCCTGAAGGTGAAGCTCGGCTTCGTGAGTGTGGGGTTCGGGCGCGTGAACGTTGGACTCGGTTGCGCGAACGTGGGGTTCGAGTGTTTGAACGTGGGTTTCGGGTCCCCGAGTGTGTAACTCGGCTTCGGCGGTGCGGGCCTTGGCTTGGCGAGCGTGGGGATTGGCGTGCGAGTGTCCAACTCGGTTGCGCGAATGTGCGACTCGGCTGCAGGAGTGTGGTGTTCGGCTTCGCGAGTGTGCGGTTCGGGTGTCTGAACGTGGGGTTCGGCTTCGCGAGTGTGGGGTTCGGGTGTCTGAACGTGGGGTTCGGGTGTGGGCGGGGTTAGGGGTGGGTGGGGTGGGGGGTGGCTTGGTGGAAGAGGTAGGCGGAGGCGGCGAAGAGGGTGGTGAAGAAGGCGTTCAGGCCCAGTAGTTCGAGGACGGACGTGGCGGGGGAGTGGTGTTTGCCCAGGGCGAAGGCGATCACGGCGACCACGGCGGTGGCGGCCGCGGTGGCGAGCAGGGCGCGCGACATGCCCGCCGGGCGGAAGCGGGCGGCGAGGGTGCCGACGACGCCGACGGCCAGTACGCCCAGGTACATCAGGTCGGCCCGGTCGCCTTCGACGCCGATGAGGCCGACCGCGCCCAGGCCCCACAGCAGGGTCAGCGCCGCGAACAGGGCGACGACGACGGCGGATCTGTAGGCGGTCTTCTGCTTCTTCATCACGTTCTCCGGTAGGTGGATCTGGAACAGGTGGCTCCGCCAGGAGTAGTCGGCCGGGAGGCCGCGGAGCATGCGGGACAGGACACCGAGCGCGATGCGGCTGTCGCCGGTGCCGGTGGCGCGTTCGTGCGCGAGGTGGTCGTGCAGGTCGGCGTCGAGCTCGGCGATGCGTCGTTCGGCGATCGGGGTGGGCAGGTCCCTGGTGTAGAACCGCACCCAGCGGCCCACTAGTGCGGCCGCGCGTTCCGGCGTCATGCGGACTCCGGGGCGATGCGCGGCGCGAACCGGGTGGCCCGGGCGGCTTGGGCTTGGGTGGCCACTTGGGCTCCCTTCGGGGTGAGTTCGTACAGGCGTCGGCGTGGGCGGCCTTCGGCTTCGGCCGCGTCCTCCCAGGTGGAGGTGAGCAGGCCGAATTCCTCCAGCCTGCCCAGGGCTTTGTACAGAGTTCCGTGGCTGGTCAGCGCCGATGATCCACTCTGCTCCCGCATGACCTGCGCGAGGCCGAACCCGTGGAAGGTGGTCTGTCCAGGGCGTTCGGCCGACAACGCGGCTGCGAGGATTTCGGTCTCGAGAGGCAGCAGGCTGCCCGGCTTCCGGCGCGGCATGGGACGAGTATAGGAAGATATCTTCCGATAAGTCAACGTCCCTGGTGGGAGCCGCCGAGGAGGGCTTCGGCGCGCAGGGCCGCCTGGGTCCGGCTGGTCACGCCGAGCTTGGCCAGGACGTTGCCGACGTGCACCTTCACCGTGCGCTCGGCCAGCCCGAGCCGGCGCGCGATGTCCCGATTGGACAGTCCGGAACCCAGTAGCGACAACACTTCCCGTTCGCGTGGCGTCAAGCCGGGGTCGGGGCTGCCGCACAGCGTCGCCGCGGCGGACGGGCTGATCACGGTGATTCCTTCAT from the Amycolatopsis magusensis genome contains:
- a CDS encoding PadR family transcriptional regulator — encoded protein: MPRRKPGSLLPLETEILAAALSAERPGQTTFHGFGLAQVMREQSGSSALTSHGTLYKALGRLEEFGLLTSTWEDAAEAEGRPRRRLYELTPKGAQVATQAQAARATRFAPRIAPESA
- a CDS encoding DUF885 domain-containing protein — protein: MSNPVRAIRELADAYADDLAELNPIIGTMTGLSPGEDRLPDFSPEGHQARAELDRRTLVKLGELTGKEPGDPDERRCARLLRERLESNLAVGESGEHLRDVSNILGPVHVTRLVFSMMPTTDVDDWAVIARRMANVPATLAGYTESLRAGAAKGLTAAPRQVRTLAGQLGDWAAVADGRGWFAEFATRATKAAQELPHPLRTDLDRAAAQAGEAVSRLSRWLSEDYLPRTEGTPDGVGADRYQVTARQWTGANLDLTQAYEWGWTEFHRLQAEITEEAAKILPGAPVAEAMAHLNQHAERFEGVPAILARLQALMDEAITELDGTHFDLAEPIRRVEAHEAPTGSAAAPYYVRPDRSFSRPGRTYLPTLGRTTFPLWNLVSTWYHEGVPGHHLQLAQWAHLSDRLSLFQAGIGAVSACTEGWALYAERLMDELGYLREPGARLGYLEGQLLRAIRVVIDIGMHLRLPIPAGSPVGAGQRWTPELGRALFAEYSSEPDAYIDSEITRYLGRPGQAISYKLGERAWLAGREAARIARGAEFDAKAWHMAALSAGSLGLDDLTDELAAL